The Dermacentor albipictus isolate Rhodes 1998 colony chromosome 2, USDA_Dalb.pri_finalv2, whole genome shotgun sequence genome has a segment encoding these proteins:
- the LOC139056273 gene encoding serine/threonine-protein phosphatase PGAM5, mitochondrial-like isoform X3, with protein MHSGPAVTPPAPVVEAAGTAPSSSKALLTPVPRQGPKIKRTPRPEARVSAPNSLSSSASERAMEVDTKTPVSLTPKNKCSLERGRKQADLTGQRLKHLGVPFSRLVHSSMTRAIETAEIIHKHLEALPMESCELIREGAPVPPEPPFGTWKPEAKVFFTDGARIEAGFRKYFYRAAPSQREDSHEIIVCHANVIRYWICRALQFPPEAWSRISLANCSISVVRIPPSGRVSVRSLGDTGHFPREMITTS; from the exons ATGCATAGTGGTCCTGCAGTGACCCCTCctgcccccgtggtggaagcagccggcactgctccatcctcttcaaaGGCCCTGCTGACACCAGTCCCGaggcagggccctaagatcaagcgaactccaaggcccgaggcacgtgtctctGCGCCAAATTCTctgtcctccagcgcctcagagagagcgatggaggttgacacaaaaaccccggtgtcattgacaccgaagaaCAAGTGCTCGctcgagcgcg GCCGCAAGCAGGCAGATCTGACAGGCCAGCGGCTGAAACACTTGGGAGTCCCTTTCTCGCGACTTGTTCACTCGAGCATGACACGAGCCATCGAAACGGCCGAGATCATTCACAAGCACTTGGAAGCGCTTCCCATGGAATCGTGCGAGTTAATTCGCGAAGGGGCACCTGTGCCTCCCGAACCTCCGTTTGGAACCTGGAAGCCTGAAGCCAAGGTG TTTTTTACAGACGGTGCCCGGATAGAAGCCGGCTTTCGCAAGTATTTCTACCGTGCAGCTCCCAGTCAAAGGGAGGACTCCCACGAGATCATCGTTTGCCATGCCAATGTCATTCGATACTGGATatgcag GGCACTGCAGTTTCCTCCCGAGGCATGGTCACGCATCTCTCTGGCCAACTGCAGCATCTCTGTTGTGAGGATACCTCCCTCGGGGCGAGTGTCCGTGCGGTCACTTGGTGACACAGGCCACTTCCCTAGGGAAATGATTACGACCAGCTAG